The proteins below are encoded in one region of Nitrospira lenta:
- a CDS encoding DsbE family thiol:disulfide interchange protein, whose translation MKRFLLPLAIFVVMVGFLAVGLTLNPREVPSPLVGKAAPDFSLPQLHEPDKVFAPKELAGKVWLLNFWASWCSGCKDEHPVLMQMAKSGEVPIYGVDYKDTRPEALAWLQRWGNPYQLVAVDEAGRIGINYGVYGVPETYVIDKAGTIRYKQIGPVDQDILEKKILPLVRELQNQ comes from the coding sequence ATGAAGCGCTTTTTACTTCCGCTTGCAATCTTTGTGGTGATGGTGGGATTCCTCGCGGTCGGATTGACCTTGAACCCCCGCGAGGTCCCGTCTCCGCTCGTGGGCAAAGCGGCGCCTGATTTTTCCCTGCCTCAGTTGCACGAGCCGGACAAGGTCTTTGCACCGAAGGAGTTGGCGGGGAAAGTCTGGTTGCTGAACTTCTGGGCCTCCTGGTGCAGCGGCTGTAAAGATGAACATCCGGTGTTGATGCAGATGGCGAAGTCCGGAGAAGTGCCGATCTATGGCGTGGATTATAAGGACACGAGACCGGAAGCTCTGGCCTGGCTGCAACGCTGGGGGAATCCCTATCAATTGGTCGCCGTCGATGAAGCCGGCCGGATCGGCATCAACTATGGCGTCTACGGAGTTCCGGAGACCTACGTGATCGATAAGGCGGGGACAATCAGGTACAAGCAGATCGGGCCGGTGGATCAGGATATCCTGGAGAAGAAGATTCTTCCTCTTGTACGGGAGCTGCAGAACCAATGA
- the ccmI gene encoding c-type cytochrome biogenesis protein CcmI, whose translation MIVTFWLVVSGLMLAILGPLLWPLLRRPVAMDAGEQEKRLSVYRQQFVELEQDHRNGVLTDEQYQIARRELDRRVLEETGRAEIPASASGPQLSSKAVAVVLALVIPTVSVVLYAKLGSPQAIIHSGLTASGASGQESGERAPFTLSEMEALTERLKNKLEQNPTDGVGWSLLARAYVELGRHQEAVPIYETAMRLIPNDAQMLADYADALGVLNGRKLDGRPEALIQQALKADPKNIKALMLAGTVAYNHKEFGRAASYWEEARTNLPPGTDPDAIQEIVAGIAEARELAGGRQAAQVSTPPAPANPANQAGPAVTISGQVTIAPGLAEKGSPTDTLFVFAREVNGPPMPVSIVRATRKDLPFTFRLDDSTSPMPSRKLSDVGPVVIVARLSKSGEAMPKSGDLQGMSEPLQSGTHTVAIVIDREIP comes from the coding sequence ATGATCGTGACTTTTTGGCTCGTCGTATCCGGTCTAATGCTCGCGATCCTCGGTCCGTTGCTCTGGCCCTTGCTGCGGCGTCCGGTTGCCATGGACGCGGGTGAACAGGAGAAGCGACTGTCGGTCTACCGGCAGCAGTTCGTTGAGTTGGAGCAGGATCACCGGAACGGCGTGTTGACCGACGAGCAGTATCAGATCGCTCGCCGTGAGTTGGATCGCCGTGTGCTTGAAGAGACCGGTCGTGCGGAGATTCCAGCGTCGGCATCCGGGCCTCAGTTGAGCAGCAAAGCGGTGGCTGTCGTCCTTGCCCTGGTCATTCCCACGGTCAGCGTTGTGTTGTACGCCAAGCTCGGCAGTCCGCAGGCTATTATTCATTCCGGTCTCACGGCATCGGGTGCCTCGGGGCAGGAGAGTGGAGAGCGGGCGCCTTTCACGCTGAGTGAGATGGAGGCCTTGACGGAACGGCTGAAAAACAAACTCGAACAGAATCCGACCGACGGTGTGGGGTGGTCGTTACTTGCCCGGGCTTATGTGGAGTTGGGGCGGCATCAAGAGGCGGTCCCGATCTATGAGACGGCGATGCGGCTGATTCCCAATGACGCACAAATGCTGGCGGATTATGCCGATGCGTTGGGTGTGCTGAACGGCCGGAAGTTAGACGGTCGGCCGGAGGCATTGATTCAGCAGGCTCTGAAGGCCGATCCCAAAAATATCAAAGCTCTGATGTTGGCTGGGACGGTGGCCTACAATCACAAAGAGTTCGGCCGTGCCGCCTCCTACTGGGAAGAGGCGCGTACCAATCTGCCTCCCGGGACGGATCCGGATGCGATCCAGGAAATTGTGGCCGGTATTGCCGAAGCGAGAGAACTTGCGGGTGGTCGCCAGGCGGCGCAGGTTTCAACGCCGCCGGCACCGGCGAATCCGGCCAACCAGGCTGGACCGGCGGTTACGATCAGCGGTCAGGTGACGATTGCGCCGGGTCTTGCCGAAAAAGGCTCGCCGACCGATACGCTCTTCGTCTTTGCCCGCGAGGTGAACGGTCCGCCCATGCCGGTGTCGATCGTGCGCGCCACCCGGAAAGATTTACCCTTCACCTTCCGACTCGATGATTCGACCAGCCCCATGCCATCGCGAAAGCTGTCCGATGTCGGCCCTGTTGTGATTGTGGCTCGCCTGTCGAAATCCGGCGAGGCCATGCCTAAGAGCGGTGATCTTCAAGGGATGAGTGAGCCGCTGCAATCGGGGACACACACCGTCGCCATCGTCATCGACCGGGAAATCCCCTAG
- a CDS encoding cytochrome c-type biogenesis protein, producing MIRIWALLCVMTIPGLAAAQDARPLAENPQAEARLKALAVELRCLVCQNQTLADSNAPLAEDLRREVREMIAKNMSDQEIIEFLVERYGDFVLYRPPLRVTTTLLWVGPFLLLAIGGTAMILTVRRRQKTLPEVVVSDADHARVEQLLSDGAKHP from the coding sequence ATGATCCGGATCTGGGCGTTGCTGTGTGTGATGACGATCCCTGGCCTGGCGGCGGCTCAAGACGCGCGGCCGTTGGCAGAGAATCCTCAGGCCGAGGCCCGACTCAAGGCCTTAGCGGTCGAACTGCGTTGCCTGGTCTGTCAAAACCAAACGCTGGCGGATTCCAATGCGCCGCTGGCTGAGGATCTGCGCCGGGAAGTGCGCGAGATGATCGCGAAGAATATGAGCGATCAGGAGATCATCGAGTTCCTCGTCGAGCGCTACGGGGACTTTGTGTTGTACCGGCCGCCGTTGCGAGTGACGACCACGTTGCTCTGGGTCGGGCCGTTTCTTCTGCTTGCTATCGGAGGAACGGCGATGATCCTGACGGTCCGGCGAAGGCAGAAAACTCTTCCCGAAGTTGTTGTCTCCGACGCCGACCATGCGCGTGTGGAACAGTTGTTATCCGATGGAGCCAAACACCCATGA